From one Lineus longissimus chromosome 3, tnLinLong1.2, whole genome shotgun sequence genomic stretch:
- the LOC135484538 gene encoding alpha-ketoglutarate-dependent dioxygenase alkB homolog 6-like, with protein MSGQAFDENFTNIKFSEEIENFRIKEAPSSVYYIPNFITEEEERYLVNQVDHAPKPKWTQLSNRKLQNWGGLPDPKGMIPEKLPQWLETYCKRIADLGAFEGKLPNHVLVNEYLPGQGIMPHEDGPLYYPTVTTISLGSHTLLDFYYHLKTSGDEQEPGEETSLESRHFLSILLEPRSLFISRDDMYKVHLHGIAERTEDILTEKVVNIDQCKMSLGLTLQRTRRISLTIRHVPKVMKAKLLFGKR; from the exons atgtCAGGGCAagcttttgatgaaaattttacaaatatcaaattttccgaggaaattgaaaattttagaATAAAAGAA GCTCCTTCATCAGTGTACTACATTCCTAACTTTATTACTGAAGAAGAGGAAAGGTATCTTGTCAATCAAGTCGACCACGCACCAAAGCCAAAATGGACACAACTGTCAAACAGAAAGCTGCAAAATTGGG GAGGTCTCCCAGATCCAAAAGGAATGATTCCAGAAAAGCTACCCCAG tGGTTAGAAACTTACTGCAAGAGGATAGCAGATCTTGGTGCCTTTGAAGGGAAGTTACCTAATCATGTGCTGGTCAATGAATACCTACCTGGACAAGGTATAATG CCCCATGAGGATGGGCCACTGTACTACCCGACTGTAACCACTATATCCCTCGGATCCCATACCTTGCTGGATTTCTACTACCATCTCAAGACAAGTGGAGATGAACAG GAACCTGGGGAGGAAACTTCTCTAGAAAGCCGCCACTTTCTGTCCATCCTACTTGAACCTCGGAGTCTGTTCATTTCAAGAGACGATATGTATAAAGTTCATCTTCATGGAATCGCTGAGAGGACAGAGGACATTCTTACAGAAAAAGTTGTGAACATTGACCAGTGTAAAATGTCACTTGGTCTAACTTTACAAAGGACAAGACGCATATCACTGACTATAAGACATGTTCCGAAAGTGATGAAGGCAAAGCTATTATTTGGTAAAAGATAG
- the LOC135484537 gene encoding uncharacterized protein LOC135484537, which produces METLWNKRTLPPPPTLTYAASKDVNTTRFLAHMSTAMGTLKQSSALSNEYAVLDRLLYKFNNQLRKEKVIQTMKMIKQALKRIAEMDMKAEFEKFYDSKQRTDGLKIDLPSKQMLQYLLVRLMGYAKLLIRVGHCCQEAYIYCMQKLGRGDLVRQMLLFASVTSRLWVLSQALGLHAISWYKDLYGYLEILEGPQVDWLPPKETLPPDLHDWLEIGKDLGEPKVHTGVYNLGLSDKSKVNLDDLLSKFSEEQCPSPTCTGGDETTLKADKGLDDPEGWDETLCLHQTMEPFDGDRVAKMDVNDYIDNLYSYGQVEDVGVSVTVNRSEFSQKKSPAPANHVVAKESAPTVPKPVPDMTIAHQDSEKQKTGPTTGMAEQRNLTSNQKRKLKDNAKQLKLKEKRLAKRKKRKEKEKTKMLKLAVKKQNERAGGKLGDKSKQTTSVKSSVAVEASSSKSSVAEWEGLSLAKRHELAVIADEVYGAERPAKKLKPGHDEGKGTSSAAHSVVKGFQPLSAEKRKVLAALSDSVKKHKKRKRGRTQ; this is translated from the exons ATGGAGACACTTTGGAACAAGAGAACActcccaccaccaccaacactgACATATGCAGCTTCAAAGGATGTCAACA CCACTAGATTTCTGGCACACATGTCTACTGCTATGGGTACTTTGAAACAATCAAGCGCTCTCTCTAACGAGTATGCAGTGTTGGACCGACTGCTTTATAAGTTCAACAACCAACTGAGGAAAGAAAAAGTCATACAAACTATGAAAATG atcaaACAAGCTCTAAAACGAATTGCTGAAATGGACATGAAAGCTGAATTTGAGAAGTTTTATGATTCTAAACAAAG AACTGACGGATTAAAGATTGATTTGCCATCAAAACAAATGTTACAGTATCTGCTTGTGAGATTGATGGGTTATGCAAAGCTTTTGATCCGGGTTGGTCATTGCTGTCAGGAGGCATATAT ATATTGCATGCAGAAACTTGGTAGAGGAGACTTGGTTAGACAAATGTTACTGTTTGCAAGTGTAACAAGTAGACTTTG GGTTTTATCACAGGCCCTGGGGTTGCATGCCATCAGCTGGTATAAGGATCTGTATGGGTACTTGGAGATACTGGAGGGTCCACAAGTTGATTGG CTCCCGCCAAAGGAGACTCTTCCTCCTGATCTTCATGACTGGCTGGAGATAGGGAAAGATTTGGGTGAACCAAAGGTGCACACTGG ggtGTATAATCTAGGCCTGAGTGATAAATCAAAAGTCAACTTGGATGATTTACTGTCAAAGTTCAGTGAAGAGCAGTGTCCTTCACCGACATGTACTGGTGGTGATGAGACAACACTAAAAGCAGACAAAGGCCTTGATGATCCAGAGGGTTGGGATGAGACATTGTGTTTACATCAGACAATGGAACCATTCGATGGAGACAGAGTTGCCAAGATGGATGTTAATGATTACATTGACAACCTTTATAGCTATGGTCAGGTAGAAGACGTTGGAG TGTCCGTGACAGTTAATCGGTCAGAGTTCAGTCAGAAGAAGTCACCAGCACCTGCTAATCATGTTGTTGCTAAAGAAAGTGCACCAACTGTGCCAAAGCCGGTACCAGACATGACGATTGCCCATCAGGATAGCGAAAAACAAAAAACTGGGCCAACAACTGGTATGGCTGAGCAGAGGAATCTAACATCAAATCAGAAGAGAAAACTGAAGGACAACGCAAAACAACTAAAACTCAAGGAGAAAAGGTtagcaaaaaggaaaaaaagaaaagagaaagagaaaacaAAAATGCTGAAGTTGGCTGTGAAAAAGCAGAATGAAAGGGCAGGTGGTAAACTAGGAGACAAATCAAAGCAGACAACATCAGTGAAAAGTTCAGTGGCCGTCGAAGCTTCTTCATCCAAATCAAGTGTTGCAGAGTGGGAAGGACTGTCCTTGGCAAAGCGGCATGAACTGGCCGTGATTGCTGATGAGGTATATGGTGCAGAAAGACCAGCGAAGAAGCTGAAACCAGGGCATGATGAAGGGAAGGGGACATCCAGTGCTGCTCATTCTGTTGTTAAAGGTTTTCAACCACTCTCTGCAGAAAAGAGAAAGGTATTAGCTGCACTCTCTGACAGCgttaaaaaacacaaaaagagaAAACGTGGACGAACACAATGA
- the LOC135484539 gene encoding ATP synthase subunit s, mitochondrial-like, with protein MRKIGGLLRFLVLPAELRLTCKLLRSNYSPTYQRRYLWHWLNSVFNRIDHERVKEVGPDRACAEWLLRCGAHVRWCDAEKFETDYNRLPLGNYRKYKIEEVNADEAAIMGLGFEHFNNVKHLKKMRFHFCSYLEDDAMQELTRLKDSLEHLVIGSCGDITDRGLGALCNLHLLKSLTLYNLPEVKDKKGCIDLLQKSLPQCTIEFVELPTKLDKPEKT; from the exons ATGAGAAAAATCGGTGGTCTTCTTCGATTTTTGGTTTTACCGGCCGAATTAAGATTAACATGCAAACTTTTACGCTCTAACTATTCACCTACGTACCAGAGAAGATATTTGTGGCATTGGCTTAATTCTGTATTCAACAG AATTGATcacgaaagggttaaagaggtTGGTCCTGATCGTGCCTGTGCAGAATGGCTTCTCAGATGTGGTGCCCATGTCAGGTGGTGTGATgctgaaaagtttgaaacagATTATAATCGCCTGCCCCTTGGTAATTATCGGAAGTACAAAATTGAGGAGGTGAATGCGGATGAGGCTGCAATAATGGGACTGGGATTTGAACATTTCA ATAATGTGAAGCATTTAAAGAAGATGCGCTTCCATTTCTGCAGCTACCTCGAGGACGATGCGATGCAAGAGCTAACTCGACTTAAGGATAGCTTGGAACATCTTGTTATAGGGAGCTGTGGTGACATCACTGATAGGGGATTGGGGGCATTATGTAATCTTCA TTTATTGAAATCCTTGACATTGTACAACCTACCAGAAGTGAAGGACAAGAAAGGATGCATAGATCTCCTCCAGAAGTCTTTACCTCAGTGCACAATTGAGTTTGTAGAACTACCTACTAAGTTGGACAAGCCAGAAAAGACATAA
- the LOC135485286 gene encoding protein lin-52 homolog isoform X2 produces the protein MASPSADLDQSLLSFERLDRASPDLWPEQIPGVSEFAALKHIKKEDTYGIGYKSKGKIAPHTPPKWMAELEKDDVDMLQEFGSLTTSQLIDKVRGLQNLAYQLGLDEAREMTRGKFLNILQKNKAPR, from the exons ATGGCTTCTCCGAGTGCGG ACCTCGACCAGTCCTTGCTTAGTTTTGAAAGACTTGACAGAGCATCACCAGACTTGTGGCCAGAACAGA TTCCTGGTGTGTCGGAGTTTGCTGCATTAAAACAC ATAAAGAAAGAGGACACATATGGTATTGGTTACAAATCTAAA GGCAAGATCGCTCCACATACACCTCCAAAATGGATGGCTGAACTTGAAAAAGATGACGTGGATATGTTGCAAG agtttggGAGCTTGACAACTTCTCAGCTGATTGATAAAGTGAGAGGACTGCAAAATTTAGCGTATCAGTTGGGATTGGACGAGGCACGAGAAATGACACGAGGCAAATTCTTGAACATTCTACAGAAAAACAAAGCACCTAGATAG
- the LOC135485286 gene encoding protein lin-52 homolog isoform X1 has product MASPSADLDQSLLSFERLDRASPDLWPEQIPGVSEFAALKHIKKEDTYGIGYKSKGKIAPHTPPKWMAELEKDDVDMLQVFPSEFGSLTTSQLIDKVRGLQNLAYQLGLDEAREMTRGKFLNILQKNKAPR; this is encoded by the exons ATGGCTTCTCCGAGTGCGG ACCTCGACCAGTCCTTGCTTAGTTTTGAAAGACTTGACAGAGCATCACCAGACTTGTGGCCAGAACAGA TTCCTGGTGTGTCGGAGTTTGCTGCATTAAAACAC ATAAAGAAAGAGGACACATATGGTATTGGTTACAAATCTAAA GGCAAGATCGCTCCACATACACCTCCAAAATGGATGGCTGAACTTGAAAAAGATGACGTGGATATGTTGCAAG tttttccttcagagtttggGAGCTTGACAACTTCTCAGCTGATTGATAAAGTGAGAGGACTGCAAAATTTAGCGTATCAGTTGGGATTGGACGAGGCACGAGAAATGACACGAGGCAAATTCTTGAACATTCTACAGAAAAACAAAGCACCTAGATAG
- the LOC135485286 gene encoding protein lin-52 homolog isoform X3, whose amino-acid sequence MASPSADLDQSLLSFERLDRASPDLWPEQIPGVSEFAALKHGKIAPHTPPKWMAELEKDDVDMLQVFPSEFGSLTTSQLIDKVRGLQNLAYQLGLDEAREMTRGKFLNILQKNKAPR is encoded by the exons ATGGCTTCTCCGAGTGCGG ACCTCGACCAGTCCTTGCTTAGTTTTGAAAGACTTGACAGAGCATCACCAGACTTGTGGCCAGAACAGA TTCCTGGTGTGTCGGAGTTTGCTGCATTAAAACAC GGCAAGATCGCTCCACATACACCTCCAAAATGGATGGCTGAACTTGAAAAAGATGACGTGGATATGTTGCAAG tttttccttcagagtttggGAGCTTGACAACTTCTCAGCTGATTGATAAAGTGAGAGGACTGCAAAATTTAGCGTATCAGTTGGGATTGGACGAGGCACGAGAAATGACACGAGGCAAATTCTTGAACATTCTACAGAAAAACAAAGCACCTAGATAG
- the LOC135485286 gene encoding protein lin-52 homolog isoform X4, which produces MASPSADLDQSLLSFERLDRASPDLWPEQIPGVSEFAALKHGKIAPHTPPKWMAELEKDDVDMLQEFGSLTTSQLIDKVRGLQNLAYQLGLDEAREMTRGKFLNILQKNKAPR; this is translated from the exons ATGGCTTCTCCGAGTGCGG ACCTCGACCAGTCCTTGCTTAGTTTTGAAAGACTTGACAGAGCATCACCAGACTTGTGGCCAGAACAGA TTCCTGGTGTGTCGGAGTTTGCTGCATTAAAACAC GGCAAGATCGCTCCACATACACCTCCAAAATGGATGGCTGAACTTGAAAAAGATGACGTGGATATGTTGCAAG agtttggGAGCTTGACAACTTCTCAGCTGATTGATAAAGTGAGAGGACTGCAAAATTTAGCGTATCAGTTGGGATTGGACGAGGCACGAGAAATGACACGAGGCAAATTCTTGAACATTCTACAGAAAAACAAAGCACCTAGATAG
- the LOC135484540 gene encoding probable methylmalonate-semialdehyde/malonate-semialdehyde dehydrogenase [acylating], mitochondrial — protein MAFLLRTVLQSQRLKVGGVGLRLYSSSAPTTKLFIDGKFVESQTTEWIDIHNPATNEVVSRCPKTTPSEMQAAIESCNSAFKTWKDTTILTRQQMMFNLQSLVKNNMRKIAESITLEQGKTLVDADGDVLRGLQVIEHCCSITSLQLGESLSGIAKDMETISYRAPLGVTAGICPFNFPAMIPMWMFPMALITGNTMLLKPSERDPGAAMILMELMKEAGFPDGVVNVIHGQHDAVNFICDHPDIKAISFVGSDQAGQYIYERGSKHGKRVQSNMGAKNHGVIMPDANKEATLNQLVGAAFGAAGQRCMALTTAVWVGESKEWIPELIERTKKLKINAGHVPETDLGPVISPQAKERICHLVQSGKDDGCQVLLDGRDVVVPGYEKGNFVGPTILHGVKPEMECYKEEIFGPVLCSMEAETLDDAIELINNNPYGNGTAIFTTNGATARKYTQQIDVGQVGVNVPIPVPLPMFSFTGSRGSFRGDTNFYGKQGINFYTQVKTVTQMWREDDATDSKAHVAMPVMK, from the exons ATGGCATTTCTGCTGCGAACTGTCCTTCAAAGTCAG AGGTTGAAAGTTGGTGGTGTTGGGCTGAGACTTTACAGTAGTTCTGCG CCGACAACTAAACTCTTCATTGATGGGAAGTTTGTAGAATCTCAGACAACAGAATGGATCGACATACACAATCCA GCAACGAATGAGGTGGTGTCGAGATGTCCAAAGACAACTCCCTCCGAGATGCAGGCTGCCATCGAGTCGTGTAATTCGGCTTTTAAAACATGGAAAGACACCACGATCCTCACCAGACAACAAATGATGTTCAACCTACAGTCTCTCGTCAAGAATAACATG CGCAAAATTGCAGAAAGTATCACACTCGAGCAAGGCAAGACACTTGTTGATGCTGATGGTGATGTTTTGAGGGGTTTAC AGGTGATTGAGCACTGTTGCAGTATCACGTCACTGCAGCTTGGTGAGAGTTTGAGTGGCATCGCTAAAGACATGGAGACCATTTCATACAGGGCCCCCCTTGGAGTGACTGCTGGCATTTGCCCATTTAATTTCCCTGCTATGATCCCAATGTGG ATGTTCCCCATGGCACTGATTACGGGTAATACGATGCTGTTGAAGCCTTCTGAGCGTGACCCTGGTGCAGCCATGATCCTTATGGAGCTGATGAAGGAGGCTGGCTTCCCGGATGGTGTCGTCAATGTGATTCATGGACAGCATGATG CTGTCAACTTCATCTGTGATCACCCTGACATCaaggccatttcatttgttggTTCTGATCAAGCA GGTCAATACATTTATGAACGAGGCTCAAAACATGGGAAGAGAGTCCAGTCTAATATG GGCGCCAAAAATCATGGTGTCATTATGCCCGATGCAAACAAAGAGGCAACTCTGAACCAACTTGTTGGCGCTGCTTTTGGTGCGGCTGGGCAGCGGTGTATGGCATTGACCACGGCCGTGTGGGTGGGTGAGTCCAAGGAATGGATCCCGGAGCTCATTGAGCGGACCAAGAAACTCAAAATTAATGCTG GCCACGTGCCTGAAACTGACCTTGGTCCAGTGATCAGCCCCCAGGCTAAGGAACGTATCTGTCATCTGGTGCAATCCGGGAAGGATGATGGTTGCCAGGTGCTTCTTGATGGACGAGATGTTGTTGTACCCGGTTATGAAAAGGGAAACTTTGTTGGACCAACCATTCTCCATGGAGTGAAG CCTGAGATGGAGTGCTACAAAGAGGAGATCTTTGGCCCCGTGTTGTGCAGCATGGAAGCAGAGACATTGGATGATGCGATTGAGTTGATCAACAACAACCCCTATGGTAACGGCACGGCTATCTTTACAACGAATGGAGCCACAGCAAGGAAGTACACGCAACAGATTGATGTTGGACAG GTTGGAGTAAATGTACCTATCCCAGTTCCCCTGCCCATGTTCTCCTTCACCGGATCACGAGGCTCGTTTAGAGGCGACACAAATTTCTATGGAAAGCAG GGGATTAACTTCTACACTCAGGTCAAGACTGTAACCCAAATGTGGCGTGAGGATGATGCTACTGACAGCAAAGCTCATGTCGCCATGCCTGTCATGAAGTAA